Below is a genomic region from Catenuloplanes atrovinosus.
GGTACGGCGGTGCGCCTTGATCTGCGGCTGGCCCGGCTGGCCGTAGCCGGGCGCCAGCGGCGAGTAGCGGCCGCCGGGGGGTGGCGTCCGGACGCCGCGGGCCTGGCTGCGCCACGGCTGGTCCTGGCGGGCCTGGCGCTGGGCGTACCCACGCGGGACCCGGTCCTCGGCCGGTGGCCGCTGCTGCTGTGGCTGCTGCTCGGCCGGCTGGCGGGGCTGGGCGACCGCCGGCGGGGCGGCCTGGTGCGGGCCGTGGGTGGAGAGGTCGTCGAAGACGGCCGGCGGAAGCGGAGCGGCGGCGCCGTCGTCGGTCCACCGCTGCTCGTCCGGGCGGTCGTCGTAGGGGACCGGGGTGGGTGGCGTCGCGAACCGGCCCTGGCGGGACTGCGGCGGGACCGCGGCCGGCTGGTCCCCCTGGTCCGGCGTGGCCGGGGGCGCCGACGACCAGGCGCCGGTGGGGTCCGGTGGCTGCCAGGCGGGGGGCTGATCCAGCGGCCAGTCGCCGAACGGCTCCTCCTCCGGGGCCGTCCCGGCCGGTGGCGGTGTGGGGACCGGCGCGGGGTGGGCCGCGGCGCCGGCGACCCAGGGTGTCGACTTGGGGATGCCGGAGGCGGGCCAGCGCGGGGTGGGGGGTGGTGTGCGCTCGGGCGGGGTCCACGGGGTGGCACCGCTGTCGCTGCCGCGGGGCCAGGGCTCGGAGGGGCCGCGCTCCGCGGGCGGCTGCCACGCCTCCGGCCGGTCGGGGTCGGCGGTGGGCCGCCACGCGGCGGCGGTGTCCTGGGGCGCCCGCCGGCCGGCGGGCGCCGCGGGCTCATCGGCCGGTGGCCGTGCCGGGGTGTCGTCCTCGCCCGGCCGGGGGCCGACGTAGAAGCTCACGGCCCGCCACGGCTCGACGTCGTCGCCGGTCTGGAGCGGCGGGTGCCACGGGCCGATGACCGGCTCACGGTCGTCCACGGAGGACGCCGCGCCGAGGTCGTGCATCGGTGGGTGCCACGCCGCTTCCGGTGCGGTGGTGGCGGCCTCCGCCGGCGGCGTGGCGAGATCCTGTTCCGGCGGGTTCTGTCGCGGGGCGGCGCGCTCGGCCGGACCGTCGGCGCCGGGACGCTCCTCCACATCGGACAGCGACCGGGCCGGTGAGGCGCCGGGCCGCATGTCGTCGGCGCCGATCTCGTCCGGTTCGTCATCCTCTCGCCGTTGCGAGGGATCAGCGACAGCCGTCTGCCCGATCACCGGCTCCGGTGTCGCGGCGACGTTCGGGACGCCGCTTTCCGGGGCGGGTGTGTCCCGGGGCTGGGCGGCGGGTGGCGGATCGTGGATCAGCTCGGGCGCGACCGGCTCTCTGTCGATCGAGGCATCGGAGGGACCGTGGTGATCGTGATCGGGGTCGACGGCCGGATCGGGATCGGGTGTGTCGTGGTGGGGAGCCGCGCCGTGCGTGCCCCGGGGCGGCCAGTCGATGTCCGGCGCGCTGAGGTCGTCCACATCGGGCGGGAAATCGTCGAAGCCGGCGTCCGCGGTGAGGCTCGGGTAGGCCGGTGCGGGGTCGGCCCACGGCGCCGGCGGCGGGCCGGCGGCCTCCGTGGGTGGCGCCGGGTCGGCCCGCGGCGCCGGGGGCGGGCCGGCGGCCTCCGTGGGTGGCGCCGGGTCGGCCCGCGGCGCCGGGGGCGGGCCGGCGGCCCCCGTGGGTGGCGCCGGGTCGGCCCACGGTGCCGGCGGCGGTGGCGGAGTGGTGGACTCCGCGGCCGGCGCCACCGGCCTGGGGGATCGCTGCGGAGCCGTGCCCCACGGCGTGCCGGCCGTGCCGCCGGGAGCGTCCGCGGCGCCGGGCGTCGTGGCGGTGGGGCTGCCACCGTCCGGAGTGGACGGGGCGTCCGTCGTACCGGTGGGGATGGGGAGGTCTGGGGGGTCGGCGGAGATGTCGTCGTCGGCGGGGTGGAGGTTGCGGCAGACGTGGTCGGGGTCGGCGCCGGCCCGGGCGAGCGCGGCGATCTGCGCGGCCATCGGGTGGTCGGCGGGGAGATATTCGCGGCAGAGGTCGCGGGCGCCGCTGAAGCGCTGGTGGGCCTCGCCGAAGTTGCCGCAGTCGCGCTCCATGGTGCCGAGCCGGGCCAGCATCTTGATGCCGGCGGGATGGCCCTCGCCGTAGGTCTCGCGGTGCCGTCGGTACGCGTCCGCGAGCAGCCGGCGGGCGGTCTCGCACTCGCCGCGCGCGTGTTCGACCGTGGCGAGGTCGGCCTGGGCGGCCAGCACGCGCGTGGAGCCGGGGCCGTCGACCAGCGTGAGCCGGGCGACCACGTCGCGGTAGAGGTGGGCGGCGCCGGCGTAGGCGCCGACGCGGTGCAGCACGGCGGCGAGCGTGGCGGCCGCGACCACGGTGTGCTCGTCGGCGGGGCCGCGCAGCCGCCGCTGGGCGGTGTGCGCGAACGTGGCCCAGGCGCGGGCGGAGTGCGGCTCGCCGAGCGCGACCAGGATGCGGGCGAGCAGGCCCGCCGCGTCGGCCAGATCGGCCGACGCGCGCAGCGGATCGACGTCGACGGCGGCGAGCGCGTCGCTGAGCAGCGCCTGGGCCGACCCGAGGTCGCCCGCGCCGACCAGGTCCTTCGCGTGCGCTGTCAGTTCAGCCAATCCGTGGGACACGTGCCCCATAGTGCTCGTTCCGGAACGATGTGTTCAAGTGGGCGCTCTCGGCGGCGCCGTCCGGTCGCCGTATTACCGGGCGATTCCGGACTGTCGCGTAGCCGTCAGCGCAGCTCGTGGTCCGGATCCAGGTGGTCGAGCAGCCGGGTGCTGATCTCCCCGAGCTGGGTCAGTTGCTCCGGGGTGAGCTGGTCGAAGAGGTGCGCGCGGACGCCGTCGACGTGCCGGGGCGCGGCGGCGGCCAGCACCTCGTACCCCCGGTCGGTGAGCACGGCGAGCTGGCCGCGCCGGTCGGTGGGGCAGTCCTCGCGGCGTACCCACCCCTGCTCGGTGAGCCGGGTCACCGCGTGCGAGAGCCGGCTGCGGGACGACGCGAGCGAGGAGGCGAGGTCGCTCATCCGCATGCTGCGCTCGGGTGCCTCGGAGAGCCGGACCAGGATCTCGTAGTACGCGTGCGGCATGCCTGAGTCGTGCTGGAGTTCCCGGTCGAGCGTCTCCAGCAGGGCCCGGGAGGCGAAGAGGAACGCCCGCCAGGTGCGTTGCTCCTCGGCGTTCAGCCAGCGAGTCATGACCGTATGATAATCAACTAGTTGAAACCTCAACTATCAAGATGGCAGGGGGACCACCATGGGCGTCGTCAGGCTCAACCACGCCGTGCTCTACGTCAGTGACCTCGATCGAAGCGTGGCGTTCTACCGGGACGTGCTCGGGTTCCGGCAGGTGCCGATGACGCCGAACGGTTTCCGGGCCGCGTTCATGCAGGCCGCGGACTCGACGAACGATCACGACCTGGGACTCTTCGAGATCGGGCCGGCCGGGCCGTCGATGGCGGGGCGCGCCACGGTCGGGCTCTACCACCTCGCATGGGAGGTCGACACGCTGGAGACGCTGGAGCGGGTGATGGTGGCGCTGGCGAACGCGGACGCGCTGGTCGGCACGTCGGACCACGGCACCACCAAGAGCCTCTACGGGCGGGACCCGGACGGCCTGGAGTTCGAGGTGGTCTGGCTCATCCCGGCGGACCTGCTTGACGACGCGGCGCTGGCCGCGCGCAGGACCATCGGCCGGCTGGACATCTCCCGGGAGAAGCAGCGGTACGGCGGCCGGACGCGCGGCGGAGTGGGAGTCTCCGAGGGCGCCTGACCGCCGTACCGGCGAGAAGGCTCTTATGAGTTGCTCGTGGAACGGGACTTGTCCTGCTTCCAGGAGAACGGGCCGGGCAGGTCGACGCGGTGCGCGCGGGCCCGCGAGTTCCAGGACCAGCGGCCGATCTTGATGCTCCACGAGGAGAATCCGTTTTCCGTGAAGTTGAGGATCAGCGGTCCGAACTTCTTGCGCTTACGGAACATCAGGCCCATGGCGTGTTGCTCCCTTCGTCTGCATGGCTGCCGGGGTTGTCGAACATGTGCCCGAAACCCCGGCGGAGCAAACGTTCGGGTGAATTACCGCGGTTCCCAGGCGTCCGGGCGGGTGGTGAGCTTCTTGACGTGGTTGGGCAGCCGGCCGCTGACCACGTCCGCCAGGCTGGTCTCGTCGACGACCTCGCGCACCGCGCTGCGCACCGCGACCCAGAGCTTCGGCAGGTGCTCCGCGGCGCCGTCGTAACGCGTCTCCTCGGGCCGCATGCCGCGCACGCCGGCGAGCGGACCGTCGACCGCGCGCAGGATCGCGCCGATCATGATGTCGCGCGGGCTCTGCGCCAGCGTGTAACCGCCCTCGGCGCCGCGCTGGGCGCGGACGATGCCGGCCCGGCGGAGGTCGGCCAGCACCGCCTCCAGGAACTTCCGCGGCATGTCCTGCTCCTGCGCGATGGCCTGGGCGGACATCAGCGACGGCGAGACCGCGGCCAGGCTGAGGGCGGCTCGGACGGCGTACTCACCACGCGCGGAGATCTGCACCTCCACATTGTGACCCCGCGTACGGCTCTCACGTGCGCCGCCCCGGTTTGTCCTATTAAGTGAAACTACATCTCATGGAAAGCCGTGGTGCGCAGCCGGTGCGGGGCGGACTCGTGGGTGTCCAGCGGCGGGCCGGGCAGCGCGGCCCGGAACGCGCCGGGGGAGCGGCCGGTCTCCCGGTGGAAGAAGCGGCCGAAGTTGGTCGGCTCCGGGAAGCCCAGCGCCCGGCCGATGTCCGCGATCGGCGCATCCGTGCAGGCCAGCAGGCGCCGGGCCTGCAGCGCCACCCGGTCGTCGATCACCTGCTTGGCACTGCGGCCGGTCGCGGCCAGGCACGCCCGGGTCAGCGTGCGGACCGAGCAGCCGAGCTCGCGCGCGTACTCCTCGACGCGGCGGGTCCGGGTGTACCCCGCCTCGACCGCGTCGGTGAACTCCCGGAACGTGGTCCGCTCCGGGGCGCGCGCGGCACCGCCGCCGGCCAGCAGCGCGATGCGCAGCATCAGCACGGTGAGCTGGTGGCGCAGCAGGTCGTCGGCGAGCGGCGTGCCGGCGTGCCGCTCCCGGTCCACCACCAGCTGGCTGACCTCGCTGATCACCGCGTCCTCGTCCTCGCCGGCCAGCTGCCAGCCGCATCGCCCGTCCGGCCGCCAGTGGTCCGGCAGATCCTCGGGGTGCCAGGAGATGAGCACCGCGTCCAGCCCGGCCCGCCGGTTGAGCCGGATCGCCTGGCCGGGACGGGCCCACAGCAGCGTGCCGGGGCGGCAGTCGTGCCGGACGAAGTCGATCTCCTGCGCGCCCTGGCCGACGGTGACCAGCAGCAGCAGGTTGCGATCGAGGAGGTGCGGTCCGTCGCCGGGGAAGTCGCTGAGCGTAGTGGCGCCGATGCCCGTGGGGCGTGCGGGCTCGATGCCCTGTCGCGCCTGACCGATACCGACCATCCGACTCACGGTAACCGCCCCTGACCAGGGCCGCATCCCCCGGGCTCGCACTATTCCGTTTGTTGCATATTTATGGCAATTTCGCCGTTTTAATAGGTATATGACTGACCCGCGCGGACCGTTAACGGTACCGCGCGGGTCAAATGGTCGTTTTTGTCCCTTTATAAGCGTTTTGCTATCGTCCCGCCAGCAGCCGGTTCACGGCCGCGTCCACGTCCAGGTGATCGCCCTCGCGGCCCCGCGGCACCACTACGTACGTCCGGCGAAGGAACCGGACCAGTACGCTGCGTGGTACCTCGAAGAGGGCGTTCCCGTCCGGCGAGGACAGCGCCAGGGCGACGAAGTCACCCTTCGGGGTGGCCCACGGCCACACCCGGACGTCGCCGATCCCGGCCGGCTCATCGAGCCCGGTGACCAGCAGCTCCCGCGCGAACGACCAGCTCACGGCCTCGCCCCCGGCCGTCTCGGCGTGGAACAGGACGTGCACCGCGTACGGATCTGACGGGTCGTAGCGAAGGCTGGCGCGCACCGGCAACGCGGTAGCATCCGGTGCGACAAGCCGCAGCGACGTCTCGACCTCGACGGTCGTCGGTCGGATGACACTCATTGACGTTCTCCCCCCGGCACCGCTGCGGGGTGCTCACCCCGCGTATCCCATACTCAGCGGATACATCCGATTACGCTCCGTCATACGCTGATCTCACCCAGTAGTAGGAAGTCGGTACCGAACTGGTCTTCCAAAAGCGGATTTCTAGTAAGATCCCGGCGTCTTGCCTGCTCCTCGGCCCGCCCTCGCGGCGGTACCAACGTCGACTCACTCCGGTAACGTCGAGTTGTCCCTTTCAGTGACGGCCCTAGGGCTACCGGGAGTAGGTAATGACGGCAAATCCCTCCACGGCGTCTCCCTCCACGGCGTCCGATTCCACGGGTGATCATGAAAAGGCGGAAAGCCCCGAAGCGGTGAACCGACCCATTCCGGCATGGCGCCGCCGGATCACCACCACACTGGCCAACATCCGGGCGAATCCGACCGGCCGGATAGCCCTCAAGATCGGCGTCGGCCTGCTCGGCGCGATCGTGGTCGCCGTCGGTATCGTCGCCATCCCGCTCCCCGGGCCGGGCTGGGGCATCGTCATCGTCGGCCTGGCCATCTGGGCCATCGAATTCGCCTGGGCCCGGCACCTGCTCCACTTCACGCGCACATACGTACAGGCCTGGACCCGCTGGATCATGCGACAGCCGTGGCCGCTGCGATCGTTGCTGGGCCTGCTCTGCTTCGTCTTCGTCAGCGCCGTGGTGTGGCTCTCCATCCGCCTCACCACGGGCATCGACCTCATCCAGGTGGGCCTGGACATCCTCGACCGCTTCTGAACCGGCCGGCTGGGCGGCGTGACGAGTATCAGGAGCGTCAGAAGCCGATGTACCCGCTTCCGGCGGCGCGGGATCCGCATGCTCGTCGCTGGCGCTCCTCCCTGCCGGTCCCGTCGTGGTCCGGGCCGCTTGCGGTCGCGTCGTGGTCCGGCCGCTTGCGGCGGCCGGCGGCGCGGCGCATGGGAACGGCCGCGTGGCCGCGATCCCTCCGACGCGCCGGAGACCCCGATGTGCGCGGCGGGCGCGGCCTCCGGTACAGTTCTGTCTCGCAAGGGCGATTAGCTCAGTGGGAGAGCGCTCCGTTCACACCGGAGAGGTCACTGGTTCGAACCCAGTATCGCCCACCATCCCTTATCGGATGTTTCCGATCCTCTGAAGGCCAGCCGCGTGGGCTGGCCTTCCGTGTTTCCGTGCTGGTGCGAGCCCGCGGACCGCCGGAAGAGTGACCTGTCCATCGTTGTGGCTCGGCCGTGCGGCCGTCGAAGTCTTCCACGCAGCACATGGCCGTACAGCGTCAGCAAGCCGATCGAGGCGCCGCGGCTGCGGGTCATCCGCTGGACGCGCCGGATCACGGTAGTGAGTCGCCGGGAGGACGGGTCAGGGGAGGAGGCGTTCGGTGGCGTCCGCGGCGGCGGGGGTGCCGCCGGCGGTGGTGAGTTCGTCGCGCATCCAGGTTAGGCGGGTGCGGATGTGGTGGCTGGTGGTGACCTCGTCGATGGCGGTCCAGAGCGTATCGGCAGTGACCTGGGCCGGGGGGAGGGTGGTGCCGAGGCCCAGTTCGGCGATGCGGTCGGCGTTGGCGCGTTGTTCGGCCATCTGGGGGATGGCGACCATCGGGACCTGGAAGTGGAGGGCCTCCATGGTGCTGCCCATGCCGGCGTGGGTGACGAAGGCCCGGGCGTGGCGGAGCACGGCCAGCTGGGGTACGTGGCGGTGGATCTCCACGGTGGGTGGGACGGGACCCAGGGCGGCCGGGTCGACGTCGCCGATGGCCAGGACGACGTGCCAGGGGCGGGTCTCGGCGGAGCGCAGGACGGTGCGGTAGAAGTCGGGGCGGTCGTTGTAGGCGGTGCCGAGCGAGACCAGGACCACCGGGAGGTCGCCAGGCGGTGCCCAGTCGCCCTGGTAGGCGCGCTCGGAGAAGAGTGGGCCGACGAACTCGTACCGGTCGGTGAACGTGTCGCCGGCGTACTGGAAGGCGCGCGGCAGCGTCACCAGGCGGAGTGCGGCGCTGTCGCCGCGCATGAACGGCTCCATGGCGCCGGCGCCCCGCTGTTGCAGGAACCGGCTGATCCGGGCCGCCATGAGCAGGAAGCGCGGGCTCAGCGGGTTGAACGTGGTGTACGCCCGGGCCATCGACCAGTGCTCGTTGCTGACCAGGTTCGGCCAGGTCTCCACGGAGGGCAGCTGCCACCGGCGGGCCAGGATGCGGCCCCACCAGCACATCGGCCCGTCGTGGACCACCAGGTCGGGCCGCTCGGCGTCGGCCAGCTGAGCCAGCATCGAGCGGGTCTCGGTGAGTAGCAGGTTCATGGCGCGGGCCAGTTCGCGGCCGTGCATCTGCGGCGTCCGGACATCGCGGCGGCCCTCCCAGGTGGAGGTGACCGGGACGACCTCGGCGCCGGTCTCGGCGACGCGCTCCGCGTACGCGGGCGTGGTGGCGTAGGTGACGCGGTGTCCGCGCCGGACCAGCTCGGCGGCGAGGCCGAGCGTCGGGTTCACGTGCCCCGCGGCGGCGGGGGCGTAGAAGGCGACGGTAGCCATACGTGCATTTAAGTACGTCGAGTCGACCCGCGTTGCGAGGTGATCGTCGCACTTCTATATTCGCCGGTAGGTGCGGTGACAGGGGGACGACGATGGTCAGCCGAATCGTACGGCCGATGATCGCGGCCGGGCTCGTGGGCGTGCTCGCCGTGGGGTGCGGCGGCGTGGGCGGCGGTGGTGGCGGAGACGCGGTCACGCTGTCGATGATGGGCTTCGGGACCGGGGACGAGATCGCCAAGACGCGGTTCGACGAGGCCAACCGGAGCATCGCCCCGAGCGCGGCCGCGGCCGGCGAGGGCAGCTTCGACGCGCAGCAGTTCCTGGCCGCGGTGGCGTCCGGCGCGCCGCCGGACCTGGTGTACATGGAGCGGCGGCTGCTCGGGACGTACGCGGCGAAGAAGGCGCTGGTGCCGCTGGGAGACTGCGTGGCGCGCGAGGGGATCGACCTGGGGCAGTTCCGCCCGGCCGCGATCGCGGAGGCGACGCTCAACGGTGAGCTGTACGGGCTGCCGGAGTTCTACAACAACCGCATGCTGCTGATCAACGACGCGGTGCTGAGGGAGGCGGGGCTCGACCCGGCCGCGTTCGCCACCACCGACTGGGACGCGCTGGCGGAGGCGGCGGAGCGGCTGTCCGTCACGGACGCGGGGGCGCTGCGGCGGATCGGGTTCGACCCGAAGATCCCGGAGTTCCTGCCGATGTGGGCGCGGGCCAACGGGGCCGAACTGGTCAGCGTAGACGGGCGTACCGCGCGGCTGGACGACCCGAAGGTGGCCGAGGCGCTGGAGTTCACGGTCCGGCTGATCCGCGCGCAGGGCGGCTGGGCCGCGTTCAAGTCGTTCCGGGACACGTTCGACTTCTTCGGCGCGCGGAACCAGTTCGCGCAGGGCCAGCTCGGCGCGTTCGTGATGGAGGACTTCTACCTCAACGTGCTGGCGGAGCACTCGCCGCAGGCGACCGTGACGGTGGCGCCGTTCCGCGGCCGGGACGGTGCGCCGGTCGACTGGATCACCGGGAACGCGTGGGCGATCCCGGCCGGCAGCCCGCACGCGGAGCAGGCCTGCCGGTGGATCAAGACGATGACGGACAGTCCGACGTGGATCGCGGCGGCCAGGGAACGGGCGCGGGTGCGGGCGGAGGCGGGCAAGCCGTACGCCGGCACGTTCACCGGCAACGTCCGCGCGGACGAGGTGATCTTCCGGGACGTGGTGCAGCCGAGCCCGGCCGTAC
It encodes:
- a CDS encoding tetratricopeptide repeat protein — translated: MSHGLAELTAHAKDLVGAGDLGSAQALLSDALAAVDVDPLRASADLADAAGLLARILVALGEPHSARAWATFAHTAQRRLRGPADEHTVVAAATLAAVLHRVGAYAGAAHLYRDVVARLTLVDGPGSTRVLAAQADLATVEHARGECETARRLLADAYRRHRETYGEGHPAGIKMLARLGTMERDCGNFGEAHQRFSGARDLCREYLPADHPMAAQIAALARAGADPDHVCRNLHPADDDISADPPDLPIPTGTTDAPSTPDGGSPTATTPGAADAPGGTAGTPWGTAPQRSPRPVAPAAESTTPPPPPAPWADPAPPTGAAGPPPAPRADPAPPTEAAGPPPAPRADPAPPTEAAGPPPAPWADPAPAYPSLTADAGFDDFPPDVDDLSAPDIDWPPRGTHGAAPHHDTPDPDPAVDPDHDHHGPSDASIDREPVAPELIHDPPPAAQPRDTPAPESGVPNVAATPEPVIGQTAVADPSQRREDDEPDEIGADDMRPGASPARSLSDVEERPGADGPAERAAPRQNPPEQDLATPPAEAATTAPEAAWHPPMHDLGAASSVDDREPVIGPWHPPLQTGDDVEPWRAVSFYVGPRPGEDDTPARPPADEPAAPAGRRAPQDTAAAWRPTADPDRPEAWQPPAERGPSEPWPRGSDSGATPWTPPERTPPPTPRWPASGIPKSTPWVAGAAAHPAPVPTPPPAGTAPEEEPFGDWPLDQPPAWQPPDPTGAWSSAPPATPDQGDQPAAVPPQSRQGRFATPPTPVPYDDRPDEQRWTDDGAAAPLPPAVFDDLSTHGPHQAAPPAVAQPRQPAEQQPQQQRPPAEDRVPRGYAQRQARQDQPWRSQARGVRTPPPGGRYSPLAPGYGQPGQPQIKAHRRTQGDRSLTAGPAARRQPPGMLVPTRRPAGLAPERYPERPTGKIIAALVAVGLGTIVVIGGFLLTERDTRQPAPPQPTASAGAPSDVATPPPAQAPVRAAAGPPTGVRIQDSRTQVTLTWAYPDDAEGPVLIAGGRRGNSVPIKELPAGTEQYPVYNLNPDADYCFTVAVVYSTSAVEKSPEVCTSR
- a CDS encoding MarR family winged helix-turn-helix transcriptional regulator, which produces MTRWLNAEEQRTWRAFLFASRALLETLDRELQHDSGMPHAYYEILVRLSEAPERSMRMSDLASSLASSRSRLSHAVTRLTEQGWVRREDCPTDRRGQLAVLTDRGYEVLAAAAPRHVDGVRAHLFDQLTPEQLTQLGEISTRLLDHLDPDHELR
- a CDS encoding VOC family protein, with translation MGVVRLNHAVLYVSDLDRSVAFYRDVLGFRQVPMTPNGFRAAFMQAADSTNDHDLGLFEIGPAGPSMAGRATVGLYHLAWEVDTLETLERVMVALANADALVGTSDHGTTKSLYGRDPDGLEFEVVWLIPADLLDDAALAARRTIGRLDISREKQRYGGRTRGGVGVSEGA
- a CDS encoding DUF4236 domain-containing protein, whose translation is MGLMFRKRKKFGPLILNFTENGFSSWSIKIGRWSWNSRARAHRVDLPGPFSWKQDKSRSTSNS
- a CDS encoding RrF2 family transcriptional regulator produces the protein MQISARGEYAVRAALSLAAVSPSLMSAQAIAQEQDMPRKFLEAVLADLRRAGIVRAQRGAEGGYTLAQSPRDIMIGAILRAVDGPLAGVRGMRPEETRYDGAAEHLPKLWVAVRSAVREVVDETSLADVVSGRLPNHVKKLTTRPDAWEPR
- a CDS encoding helix-turn-helix domain-containing protein; translation: MVGIGQARQGIEPARPTGIGATTLSDFPGDGPHLLDRNLLLLVTVGQGAQEIDFVRHDCRPGTLLWARPGQAIRLNRRAGLDAVLISWHPEDLPDHWRPDGRCGWQLAGEDEDAVISEVSQLVVDRERHAGTPLADDLLRHQLTVLMLRIALLAGGGAARAPERTTFREFTDAVEAGYTRTRRVEEYARELGCSVRTLTRACLAATGRSAKQVIDDRVALQARRLLACTDAPIADIGRALGFPEPTNFGRFFHRETGRSPGAFRAALPGPPLDTHESAPHRLRTTAFHEM
- a CDS encoding SsgA family sporulation/cell division regulator — encoded protein: MSVIRPTTVEVETSLRLVAPDATALPVRASLRYDPSDPYAVHVLFHAETAGGEAVSWSFARELLVTGLDEPAGIGDVRVWPWATPKGDFVALALSSPDGNALFEVPRSVLVRFLRRTYVVVPRGREGDHLDVDAAVNRLLAGR
- a CDS encoding TIGR02611 family protein, coding for MNRPIPAWRRRITTTLANIRANPTGRIALKIGVGLLGAIVVAVGIVAIPLPGPGWGIVIVGLAIWAIEFAWARHLLHFTRTYVQAWTRWIMRQPWPLRSLLGLLCFVFVSAVVWLSIRLTTGIDLIQVGLDILDRF
- a CDS encoding macrolide family glycosyltransferase codes for the protein MATVAFYAPAAAGHVNPTLGLAAELVRRGHRVTYATTPAYAERVAETGAEVVPVTSTWEGRRDVRTPQMHGRELARAMNLLLTETRSMLAQLADAERPDLVVHDGPMCWWGRILARRWQLPSVETWPNLVSNEHWSMARAYTTFNPLSPRFLLMAARISRFLQQRGAGAMEPFMRGDSAALRLVTLPRAFQYAGDTFTDRYEFVGPLFSERAYQGDWAPPGDLPVVLVSLGTAYNDRPDFYRTVLRSAETRPWHVVLAIGDVDPAALGPVPPTVEIHRHVPQLAVLRHARAFVTHAGMGSTMEALHFQVPMVAIPQMAEQRANADRIAELGLGTTLPPAQVTADTLWTAIDEVTTSHHIRTRLTWMRDELTTAGGTPAAADATERLLP
- a CDS encoding extracellular solute-binding protein, with amino-acid sequence MVSRIVRPMIAAGLVGVLAVGCGGVGGGGGGDAVTLSMMGFGTGDEIAKTRFDEANRSIAPSAAAAGEGSFDAQQFLAAVASGAPPDLVYMERRLLGTYAAKKALVPLGDCVAREGIDLGQFRPAAIAEATLNGELYGLPEFYNNRMLLINDAVLREAGLDPAAFATTDWDALAEAAERLSVTDAGALRRIGFDPKIPEFLPMWARANGAELVSVDGRTARLDDPKVAEALEFTVRLIRAQGGWAAFKSFRDTFDFFGARNQFAQGQLGAFVMEDFYLNVLAEHSPQATVTVAPFRGRDGAPVDWITGNAWAIPAGSPHAEQACRWIKTMTDSPTWIAAARERARVRAEAGKPYAGTFTGNVRADEVIFRDVVQPSPAVRTVLETQPSGFALPAMAAGEEFKAAWQEAVNRVLDGRQSPAEALAEAQRQAQAALDEANRGS